In one Diprion similis isolate iyDipSimi1 chromosome 6, iyDipSimi1.1, whole genome shotgun sequence genomic region, the following are encoded:
- the LOC124407197 gene encoding mucin-5AC-like, giving the protein MRKIKGRIVPFCVLLFTTFWPNGTLAAPSYCPQWLAPYMNSNPSSLASTDSSVIEKQQLLNQAKLLLNQLSSSNPTSNVPSIIAASAYKTSTNSASNDQVTVLLQNLITQLGDINSNSLSVANPPSTSLAISSATINALTVQYNDVKSLVSSCMNQSSASVVNTALDALYETITNIVTGQLRNAELPNLCSKAIALNGELEATGAPSDVTGAVTDWITSLTLALTGQSKISLLAICSTLNDLETSVVTVLQNDNTEKLQNLLSNLVDAVVNAIVSGGGSGCNIIDVVQRYVASIRQAIQEDANVRTAKIYNSIMNFEEELYNVLIQSDPTADVVSSQILPSDTTDLETLESEYLVDIGQLAKSIFGDNTKLVKLAIQIFLDLAKLQDPSTQDEPTSEDTGETTLSTLQKVDDLLRSVNETSQRNPVGAFELLFALLSNTPQDDVLIILDALDPAPSITSDQVPLYNATVVVSNGENFIIKEHLLELKDSNGNVLKSVRSGTYKFMDPNTKISWSGAFGVQNETVDTDSDGITVYKRFGLCTTYLPQATSDFSTAPRVKRRAYFTLQETVVTGTSDDGSPTRNDRGTYTLMDPVTGASVSGTFVIENSITQSLPDGTKEIIKSGVLAVDDSDSASSSDILATVGIGSYSLASHHIYKEPDNNGNLGTGFFDIIDPETGKYQLGTTMIQQMTSITNPDGSIDTTTNAVLYVDGDEDAVGENVVFKEHTTYVTDPFGQTSPVTTGKFNRTNPTTGVTISDTYVVQNIITTNNPDGTKDIIKFNKLSSNIIATLSNSSSTPISDWPTTTSGSSHATSGSPNAPSDSSDTSSDTSDLTSNSSELPSDWSDPTSDPSDSTEIVRDLITVLPSLIKEIKSGLTTITSGSLTSTSDPPTSTSDSSDPTITSGSPTSTSDPPTSTSDPLTSTSDPLTSTSDSSDPSSDLSDSASDPSDPTEIVRDLITVLPSLIKEIKSGLTTITSGSPTSTSDPPTSTSDPLTSTSDPLTSTSDSSDPSSDLSDSASDPSDPTEIVRDLITVLPSLIKEIKSGLTTITSGSPTSTSDPPTSTSDPLTSTSDPLTSTSDSSDPSSDLSDSASDPSDPTEIVRDLIKVLPSLIKKIESGLTNQTDPDSKSTSQYSVYNATSIVGDGTPFIIHKNVTPLLDDAGNVINQIVMGTCYFLNPQTNEAWSGNFEVEKVLTQNTASGMTNISEMGWVDVYPMDDSLCNLNVNVRGYFTIIDQINSAIDVNGFLTTNEAGTYSLKDSTTGDLKSGSFIVENSVSKTNIDGTIETVKSGFLSVNEPGTTSPKQPSPEKNNGYILFTNKIFPVADSDGNYGTGVYNMKDPENDVSTSGTYVIQDIVTINNTDGSVNSTMTGVIHPDGSNPDPATVGSMIPYIASGSSFTINDHLVSVTDSNGGVSTTGNGKLIYLNPKTDEVESLNYVISNIVSMEDTDHSTKILKFAQFPIDNSTASAIDDLTASLTELIETLKVPVNILSNSTNDSTVDTVDPPTIMIDGAAFILDQHVVLQLDSEGNIVNLTQTGRFSFTDPVTNVSWSGNVEVDEYSATSSTPGVIDVIESGTLTINLPDDASGGTTSTSDPAYFEIQDHVSVVVEDSGAFTATENGTYTLTNPKTGSSVTGSFVIETSVSKNNSDGSIDKIKSGTMYVTKFCSTSPAAEPTPLSDGGYFLFDDHIFATPRSNGLVGTGVYNIKDPNTNEYTSGTYLIQEASNTNNPDGSVDLKTAGLIYVDSLHSSTNSTSTDPTLAIINGAKFTFDDHLTRVKGDAGELNTVGTGTLTQTDPETGTVRTGTYSIQSANFKTNPDGSQDTIKSGTFRYTNDNDTTPDISVILTSLLSQLSSGLSSNSSSVILQKLISTLKTVETELSQISTAGSISPTDVVLGSTYVRLPRSDVVAALDGQNVLPGDAVAIETKNGDALLATIQDLSSPVTFYLTNLADVTQVFANATRIWTVTEDKFSKPDRAIIDALIESSAMPCDT; this is encoded by the exons AGCCATTTCTAGTGCCACGATCAACGCTTTAACTGTTCAATACAATGACGTCAAGAGCCTGGTTTCCAGTTGTATGAATCAAAGCAGTGCAAGTGTTGTGAACACGGCATTGGACGCTTTATACGAGACAATCACAAATATTGTCACTGGACAGCTCCGTAATGCTGAACTACCCAACCTCTGCAGCAAAGCGATTGCTTTGAATGGGGAATTGGAGGCTACTGGTGCACCGAGTGATGTGACGGGTGCGGTAACCGACTGGATTACATCATTGACTCTGGCGTTAACTGGGCAAAGTAAAATCTCACTTTTGGCAATATGCAGTACCTTGAATGACCTGGAAACATCGGTTGTAACAGTGCTCCAAAACGACAACACCGAAAAGTTGCAAAACCTACTCTCGAATTTGGTTGATGCCGTGGTGAATGCGATAGTATCTGGAGGAGGTTCTGGATGTAATATCATAGATGTTGTGCAGCGGTACGTTGCTAGTATAAGACAGGCTATTCAGGAGGACGCCAACGTCAGGACTGCGAAAATCTACAACTCGATTATGAACTTTGAAGAAGAACTGTACAACGTTCTGATCCAAAGTGACCCAACAGCTGACGTGGTGAGTTCTCAGATTCTACCGTCGGATACAACCGACCTCGAAACCCTGGAATCAGAGTATCTCGTCGATATTGGCCAGCTAGCGAAATCCATATTTGGTGACAATACGAAACTCGTTAAATTGgcgattcaaattttcctgGACCTTGCAAAGCTTCAAGACCCATCGACTCAAGATGAGCCCACTTCCGAGGACACAGGCGAAACCACACTTTCAACTCTGCAAAAGGTTGACGATCTGCTGAGATCCGTCAATGAAACTTCACAGAGGAATCCAGTGGGTGCGTTTGAACTGCTCTTCGCATTATTGAGCAACACACCACAAGATGACGTCTTAATTATTTTAGACGCTTTGGATCCTGCCCCCAGTATCACAAGCGATCAAGTTCCGCTCTACAACGCAACGGTCGTAGTTAGTAATGGAGAAAACTTTATCATCAAAGAGCACCTTCTGGAGCTGAAAGATTCGAATGGAAACGTCCTCAAAAGCGTCCGCAGTGGAACGTACAAGTTCATGGATCCTAACACGAAGATCTCGTGGTCTGGGGCGTTCGGCGTGCAGAATGAAACAGTTGATACTGATTCCGATGGGATTACTGTTTATAAAAGATTTGGGTTATGCACAACGTATCTACCACAGGCTACTTCCGATTTTTCTACTGCACCGCGAGTCAAAAGGCGAGCATATTTCACGCTACAAGAAACTGTGGTTACGGGGACATCTGATGACGGGAGCCCGACCAGGAATGACCGTGGTACATACACTTTGATGGATCCCGTTACTGGCGCTTCTGTGTCTGGCACCTTTGTCATTGAAAACAGTATCACCCAATCGCTTCCTGACGGTACTAAGGAAATAATCAAGTCGGGAGTGCTGGCTGTAGATGATTCAGATTCTGCATCATCGAGTGATATACTTGCCACCGTTGGTATTGGTAGTTATTCCCTAGCCAGTCATCATATCTACAAAGAACCAGACAACAATGGAAATCTTGGTACTGGGTTCTTCGACATTATAGATCCTGAAACTGGAAAATACCAGTTAGGGACTACCATGATTCAGCAGATGACCAGCATAACAAATCCTGATGGATCCATCGACACGACGACAAATGCCGTGCTGTATGTCGATGGTGACGAGGATGCAGTTGGAGAAAATGTGGTATTCAAGGAGCACACGACTTATGTTACGGACCCCTTTGGGCAGACTAGCCCAGTTACCACCGGTAAATTCAACCGAACAAATCCCACCACTGGCGTGACAATATCCGATACGTACGTAGTTCAGAATATCATAACGACCAACAATCCTGACGGGACTAAGGATATCATAAAGTTCAATAAACTGAGTAGCAATATTATAGCTACTTTGAGCAATAGTTCGTCTACTCCAATCAGCGATTGGCCTACAACAACCAGTGGTTCATCTCATGCAACCAGTGGTTCACCCAATGCACCAAGCGACTCGTCCGATACATCCAGCGATACGTCTGATCTAACCAGCAATTCGTCTGAATTACCCAGCGATTGGTCCGATCCTACCAGTGATCCTTCAGATTCTACGGAAATTGTACGGGATTTGATAACAGTGCTCCCATCTCTCATCAAAGAGATTAAATCGGGACTGACTACTATAACTAGCGGTTCGCTTACTTCAACCTCTGATCCGCCTACTTCAACCAGCGATTCGTCTGACCC TACCATAACTAGCGGTTCGCCTACTTCAACCTCTGATCCGCCTACTTCAACCTCTGATCCGCTTACTTCAACCTCTGATCCGCTTACTTCAACCAGCGATTCGTCTGACCCATCCAGCGATTTGTCCGATTCCGCCAGTGATCCTTCAGATCCTACGGAAATTGTACGGGATTTGATAACAGTGCTCCCATCTCTCATCAAAGAGATTAAATCGGGACTGACTACCATAACTAGCGGTTCGCCTACTTCAACCTCTGATCCGCCTACTTCAACCTCTGATCCGCTTACTTCAACCTCTGATCCGCTTACTTCAACCAGCGATTCGTCTGACCCATCCAGCGATTTGTCCGATTCCGCCAGTGATCCTTCAGATCCTACGGAAATTGTACGGGATTTGATAACAGTGCTCCCATCTCTCATCAAAGAGATTAAATCGGGACTGACTACCATAACTAGCGGTTCGCCTACTTCAACCTCTGATCCGCCTACTTCAACCTCTGATCCGCTTACTTCAACCTCTGATCCGCTTACTTCAACCAGCGATTCGTCTGACCCATCCAGCGATTTGTCCGATTCCGCCAGTGATCCTTCAGATCCTACGGAAATTGTACGGGATTTGATAAAAGTGCTCCCATCTCTCATCAAAAAGATTGAATCAGGACTGACCAATCAGACCGATCCTGATTCCAAAAGTACCAGTCAATATTCAGTCTATAACGCAACATCCATAGTCGGTGACGGTACACCTTTCATCATCCACAAAAACGTCACTCCACTGTTGGATGACGCTGGAAATGTCATCAATCAGATTGTGATGGGCACATGTTATTTTTTGAACCCGCAAACAAATGAAGCATGGAGCGGAAATTTCGAGGTTGAGAAAGTTTTAACACAGAATACAGCTTCTGGCATGACCAATATCTCAGAGATGGGATGGGTCGACGTATACCCGATGGATGACAGTCTCTGTAACTTAAATGTTAATGTTCGAGGATACTTCACAATTATAGACCAAATAAATTCGGCTATTGACGTGAACGGTTTCTTAACGACAAACGAAGCAGGAACTTACTCATTGAAGGATTCTACTACAGGTGATTTGAAATCTGGGAGTTTCATAGTCGAAAACAGCGTTTCCAAGACGAATATAGACGGTACCATCGAAACCGTGAAGTCTGGATTCTTATCTGTTAACGAGCCTGGCACCACATCTCCCAAACAACCCTCTCCTGAAAAAAACAACGGGTACATTTTATTCACCAATAAGATCTTCCCAGTAGCGGACAGTGATGGAAATTATGGTACTGGAGTATACAATATGAAAGATCCTGAGAATGATGTGTCCACGTCGGGAACCTATGTCATTCAAGATATTGTGACCATAAACAACACAGATGGAAGTGTAAATTCAACGATGACAGGCGTGATTCACCCCGACGGTTCTAACCCTGATCCAGCCACGGTTGGCTCCATGATACCCTACATCGCAAGTGGATCGAGTTTTACGATCAACGATCACTTAGTTAGCGTAACGGATAGCAATGGGGGTGTCAGCACTACTGGCAATgggaaattgatttatttaaatCCCAAAACTGATGAGGTAGAATCACTGAATTATGTGATAAGCAATATCGTGTCGATGGAAGATACTGATCACTCAACTAAGATTCTGAAGTTTGCTCAATTTCCAATTGACAATTCTACAGCATCCGCAATCGATGATTTGACCGCGTCTTTGACGGAATTAATCGAAACTTTAAAAGTCCCTGTCAACATTCTCTCGAATTCGACGAATGATTCCACGGTTGATACAGTCGATCCTCCAACTATAATGATCGATGGTGCAGCTTTCATATTGGACCAGCACGTGGTGCTGCAGTTGGATTCCGAAGGGAACATTGTGAACCTTACTCAAACTGGAAGGTTCAGTTTCACAGATCCTGTGACAAACGTTTCTTGGTCTGGAAATGTTGAAGTAGACGAGTATTCGGCAACGTCGAGTACGCCAGGCGTGATCGACGTCATTGAGTCGGGCACATTGACCATTAACTTGCCCGATGATGCTTCCGGCGGTACCACGAGCACCTCAGACCCAGCCTACTTCGAAATCCAAGATCACGTGAGCGTAGTCGTCGAAGATAGCGGAGCTTTCACGGCGACGGAAAACGGAACGTACACTCTGACGAATCCCAAAACTGGTAGCTCCGTGACTGGAAGCTTCGTGATTGAGACGAGCGTTTCTAAAAACAATTCGGACGGCAGTATAGACAAGATTAAATCCGGAACGATGTATGTGACCAAATTCTGTTCTACATCCCCCGCCGCAGAGCCCACTCCCTTGAGTGATGGCGGATACTTTCTATTCGACGATCATATCTTTGCAACACCTCGTAGCAACGGACTGGTTGGAACGGGAGTTTACAACATCAAGGACCCAAACACGAACGAGTATACTTCAGGAACTTACCTGATCCAGGAGGCCTCTAACACTAATAATCCTGACGGAAGTGTGGATCTGAAGACCGCTGGCCTTATTTATGTCGACTCTTTGCACTCCAGTACGAATTCAACTAGCACCGACCCAACGCTGGCTATTATAAACGGAGCAAAATTCACGTTCGACGATCACTTGACTCGAGTCAAAGGCGATGCCGGGGAGTTGAACACCGTTGGAACAGGAACACTTACACAAACAGATCCGGAAACGGGCACTGTAAGGACCGGAACTTACTCCATTCAGTCAGCCAATTTCAAGACGAATCCTGACGGCAGTCAAGATACGATCAAATCTGGCACGTTCAGATACACGAATGATAATGATACCACACCAGATATATCCGTTATTCTAACATCATTATTGTCACAGCTCAGTTCCGGCTTAAGTTCGAATTCCAGCTCAGTAATATTGCAAAAGCTGATCAGTACTCTGAAAACAGTGGAGACGGAGTTGAGTCAAATCTCTACAGCAGGCTCGATTTCGCCAACAGATGTGGTGCTGGGATCTACTTACGTAAGATTACCACGATCAGACGTAGTTGCAGCGCTCGATGGACAGAATGTTCTGCCTGGAGATGCTGTGGCCATTGAGACTAAAAACGGGGATGCTCTTCTTGCCACAATTCAGGACTTATCCAGCCCCGTGACTTTTTATCTTACAAACTTGGCAGATGTGACACAAGTATTTGCAAATGCGACCAGAATTTGGACAGTAACTGaggacaaattttcaaagccaGATCGTGCCATCATCGATGCTCTTATAGAGTCTTCAGCTATGCCTTGTGATACGTAG